One window of the Pseudomonas knackmussii B13 genome contains the following:
- the ppx gene encoding exopolyphosphatase has protein sequence MPHTPAKTFPLIAALDLGSNSFHMVLAKADHGEIRILERLGEKVQLAAGIDEERMLSEEAMQRGFDCLRRFAQLINGMPPGSVRVVGTNALREARNRTEFTRRAEEILGHPVEVISGREEARLIYLGVSHTLPDNPGRRLVVDIGGGSTEFIVGQRFESLLRESLQMGCVSFTRRYFNDGKITPARYAQAYTAARLELMGIENSLRRLGWDEAVGASGTIRSVGLAIQAGGHGNGEINPEGLAWLKRKVLKLGEVEKLELDGIKPDRRPIFPAGLAIVEALFDALELKQMTHSEGALREGVLYDLLGRHQHEDVRERTIGALMERYHVDADQAARVEAKALAALDQVADAWQLQDEGHRELLVWGARVHELGLDIAHYHYHKHGAYLIEHSDLAGFSREDQLVLALLVRGHRRNIPADKFNDLGVEGDKLIRLCIILRFAILFHHIRGTQTMPEVTLQAGARSLELRFPAGWLEANPLTQADFEQEAGWLQRVGYQLSVS, from the coding sequence ATGCCTCATACCCCCGCCAAGACCTTCCCGCTGATCGCCGCTCTCGACCTGGGCTCCAACAGCTTCCACATGGTCCTGGCCAAGGCCGATCATGGCGAGATCCGCATTCTCGAAAGGCTCGGCGAGAAGGTTCAGCTGGCCGCCGGCATCGATGAAGAACGCATGCTCAGCGAAGAAGCCATGCAACGCGGCTTCGACTGCCTGCGCCGCTTCGCCCAACTGATCAACGGCATGCCGCCGGGCTCGGTGCGCGTGGTCGGCACCAACGCCCTGCGCGAAGCACGCAACCGCACCGAATTCACCCGCCGCGCCGAAGAAATCCTCGGTCACCCGGTGGAAGTCATCTCCGGCCGCGAAGAAGCGCGCCTGATCTACCTCGGCGTGTCGCACACCCTGCCGGACAACCCGGGCCGCCGCCTGGTCGTCGATATCGGCGGCGGCAGCACCGAGTTCATCGTCGGCCAGCGCTTCGAATCGCTGCTGCGCGAAAGCCTGCAGATGGGCTGCGTCAGCTTCACCCGGCGCTACTTCAATGACGGCAAGATCACCCCTGCTCGCTACGCCCAGGCCTACACCGCCGCGCGCCTCGAGCTGATGGGCATCGAGAACAGCCTGCGCCGCCTTGGCTGGGACGAGGCCGTCGGCGCCTCCGGGACCATCCGCTCGGTGGGCCTGGCGATCCAGGCCGGCGGCCACGGCAATGGCGAGATCAATCCCGAAGGCCTGGCCTGGCTCAAGCGCAAGGTGCTCAAGCTGGGCGAGGTCGAGAAGCTCGAACTGGACGGCATCAAGCCCGACCGCCGGCCGATCTTCCCGGCGGGCCTGGCCATCGTCGAGGCGCTGTTCGACGCCCTCGAACTCAAGCAGATGACCCACTCCGAAGGCGCCCTGCGCGAAGGCGTGCTCTATGACCTGCTCGGCCGCCACCAGCACGAGGACGTCCGCGAGCGCACCATCGGCGCCCTGATGGAGCGCTATCACGTCGATGCCGACCAGGCCGCTCGGGTCGAAGCCAAGGCGCTGGCCGCACTGGATCAGGTCGCCGATGCCTGGCAATTGCAGGACGAAGGCCATCGCGAACTGCTGGTGTGGGGCGCGCGGGTCCACGAGCTGGGCCTGGACATCGCCCACTACCACTACCACAAGCACGGCGCCTACCTGATCGAGCACTCCGACCTTGCCGGCTTCTCCCGCGAGGACCAACTGGTGCTCGCGCTGCTGGTGCGCGGCCACCGCCGCAACATCCCGGCGGACAAGTTCAACGATCTGGGTGTCGAGGGCGACAAACTGATCCGCCTGTGCATCATCCTGCGCTTCGCCATCCTCTTCCATCACATCCGCGGCACCCAGACCATGCCCGAAGTGACCCTGCAGGCCGGCGCGCGCAGCCTGGAGCTGCGCTTCCCGGCCGGCTGGCTGGAAGCCAACCCGCTGACCCAGGCCGACTTCGAGCAGGAAGCCGGCTGGCTGCAGCGCGTGGGCTACCAGCTCAGCGTCAGCTGA
- the trxA gene encoding thioredoxin TrxA produces the protein MSEHIVSVTDASFEQDVLKAEGAVLVDYWAEWCGPCKMIAPVLDEIAKDYQGKLKVCKLNIDENQETPPKYGVRGIPTLMLFKGGNVEATKVGALSKSQLAAFLDSNI, from the coding sequence ATGAGCGAACATATCGTCAGCGTTACCGATGCCAGCTTCGAGCAGGATGTGCTGAAGGCCGAAGGCGCCGTACTGGTCGACTACTGGGCCGAATGGTGCGGTCCCTGCAAGATGATCGCGCCGGTACTCGACGAGATCGCCAAGGACTATCAGGGCAAACTGAAGGTCTGCAAGCTGAACATCGACGAGAACCAGGAAACCCCGCCGAAGTACGGCGTGCGCGGCATTCCGACCCTGATGCTGTTCAAGGGCGGCAACGTCGAAGCGACCAAGGTCGGTGCACTGTCCAAGTCGCAACTGGCTGCCTTCCTCGACAGCAACATCTAA
- the rho gene encoding transcription termination factor Rho, with the protein MNLTELKQKPIAELLEMSDAMGLENMARSRKQDIIFALLKKHAKGGEEISGDGVLEILQDGFGFLRSADSSYLAGPDDIYVSPSQIRRFNLRTGDTIVGKIRPPKEGERYFALLKVDSINFDRPENAKNKILFENLTPLFPTKRLTMEAGNGSTEDLTGRVIDLCAPIGKGQRGLIVAPPKAGKTIMLQNIASNITRNNPECHLIVLLIDERPEEVTEMQRTVRGEVVASTFDEPPTRHVQVAEMVIEKAKRLVEHKKDVIILLDSITRLARAYNTVIPSSGKVLTGGVDAHALEKPKRFFGAARNIEEGGSLTILATALIETGSKMDEVIYEEFKGTGNSELILDRRISEKRVFPAININRSGTRREELLTGEEELQRMWILRKILHPMDEIAAVEFLLDKLRQTKTNDEFFDSMKRSK; encoded by the coding sequence ATGAATCTGACCGAACTCAAGCAAAAGCCGATTGCCGAACTGCTGGAAATGTCCGATGCCATGGGCCTGGAAAACATGGCTCGTTCGCGCAAGCAGGACATCATCTTCGCGCTGCTGAAGAAGCACGCGAAAGGTGGCGAGGAAATCTCCGGTGACGGCGTGCTGGAGATTCTCCAGGATGGCTTCGGCTTCCTGCGCTCCGCCGACTCCTCGTACCTGGCCGGCCCGGACGACATCTACGTCTCGCCCAGCCAGATCCGCCGGTTCAACCTGCGCACCGGGGACACCATCGTTGGCAAGATTCGTCCGCCGAAGGAAGGTGAGCGTTACTTCGCGCTGCTCAAGGTCGATTCGATCAACTTCGATCGTCCGGAGAACGCGAAGAACAAGATTCTCTTCGAGAACCTGACCCCGCTGTTCCCGACCAAGCGCCTGACCATGGAAGCCGGCAACGGCTCCACCGAGGACCTCACCGGCCGGGTGATCGACCTCTGCGCTCCGATCGGCAAGGGCCAGCGCGGCCTGATCGTCGCACCGCCGAAAGCCGGTAAGACCATCATGCTGCAGAACATCGCGTCCAACATCACGCGCAACAACCCCGAGTGCCACCTGATCGTCCTGCTGATTGACGAGCGCCCGGAAGAAGTGACCGAGATGCAGCGCACCGTGCGCGGCGAAGTGGTCGCCTCCACCTTCGATGAACCGCCGACCCGCCACGTGCAGGTCGCCGAGATGGTGATCGAGAAGGCCAAGCGCCTGGTCGAGCACAAGAAGGACGTGATCATCCTGCTCGACTCCATCACCCGCCTGGCGCGTGCCTACAACACCGTGATCCCGAGCTCCGGCAAGGTGCTCACCGGTGGTGTCGACGCCCACGCCCTGGAGAAGCCCAAGCGCTTCTTCGGCGCCGCGCGCAACATCGAGGAAGGCGGTTCGCTGACCATCCTCGCCACCGCGCTGATCGAAACCGGCTCGAAGATGGACGAGGTGATCTACGAGGAGTTCAAAGGCACCGGTAACTCGGAGCTGATCCTCGACCGCCGCATCTCCGAGAAGCGCGTCTTCCCGGCCATCAACATCAACCGTTCGGGCACCCGTCGCGAAGAGCTGCTCACCGGTGAGGAAGAGCTGCAGCGCATGTGGATTCTGCGCAAGATCCTCCACCCGATGGACGAGATCGCCGCCGTCGAGTTCCTGCTCGACAAGCTGCGTCAGACCAAGACCAACGACGAGTTCTTCGACTCGATGAAGCGCAGCAAGTAA
- the ubiD gene encoding 4-hydroxy-3-polyprenylbenzoate decarboxylase, translating to MQYRDLREFIAALEQRGQLKRIQVPVSPVLEMTEVCDRTLRAKGPALLFEKPTGFDMPVLGNLFGTPERVALGMGAEDVGELREIGKLLAFLKEPEPPKGLKDAWSKLPIFKKVINMAPKVLRDGPCQEVIEEGEAVDLTKLPVQTCWPGDVGPLITWGLTVTRGPNKERQNLGIYRQQVIGRNKVIMRWLSHRGGALDYREWCQKHPNTPYPVAVALGADPATILGAVTPVPDSLSEYAFAGLLRGHKTELVKCIGNDLQVPASAEIVLEGVIHPGEMADEGPYGDHTGYYNEVDRFPVFTVERITRRQKPIYHSTYTGRPPDEPAILGVALNEVFVPILQKQFPEITDFYLPPEGCSYRMAVVTMKKQYPGHAKRVMLGVWSFLRQFMYTKFVIVTDDDVNARDWNDVIWAITTRMDPKRDTVMIDNTPIDYLDFASPISGLGSKMGLDATHKWPGETSREWGRVIEKDAAVTRRIDEIWASLGID from the coding sequence ATGCAGTATCGCGATCTGCGCGAGTTCATCGCCGCCCTCGAGCAGCGTGGGCAGCTCAAGCGCATCCAGGTGCCGGTTTCCCCCGTGCTGGAAATGACCGAGGTGTGCGACCGCACCCTGCGCGCCAAGGGCCCGGCCCTGCTGTTCGAGAAACCCACCGGCTTCGACATGCCGGTACTCGGCAATCTCTTCGGCACGCCCGAGCGGGTCGCCCTGGGCATGGGCGCCGAGGATGTCGGCGAGCTGCGCGAAATCGGCAAGCTGCTGGCTTTCCTCAAGGAGCCCGAGCCGCCCAAGGGGCTGAAGGACGCCTGGTCCAAGCTGCCGATCTTCAAGAAGGTCATCAACATGGCGCCCAAGGTCCTGCGCGACGGGCCCTGCCAGGAAGTGATCGAGGAAGGCGAGGCCGTCGACCTGACCAAGCTGCCGGTGCAGACCTGCTGGCCAGGCGACGTCGGACCGCTGATCACCTGGGGCCTGACCGTCACCCGCGGCCCGAACAAGGAGCGGCAGAACCTCGGTATCTACCGCCAGCAGGTGATCGGCCGCAACAAGGTGATCATGCGCTGGCTCAGCCACCGCGGCGGCGCGCTGGACTACCGCGAGTGGTGCCAGAAGCACCCGAACACGCCTTACCCGGTGGCCGTGGCCCTGGGCGCCGATCCGGCGACTATCCTCGGCGCCGTCACCCCGGTGCCGGACAGCCTCTCCGAATATGCCTTCGCCGGCCTGCTGCGCGGGCACAAGACCGAGCTGGTGAAGTGCATCGGCAATGACCTGCAGGTGCCGGCCAGCGCCGAGATCGTCCTCGAAGGGGTGATTCATCCCGGCGAGATGGCCGACGAAGGTCCCTACGGCGACCACACCGGCTACTACAACGAGGTCGATCGCTTCCCGGTGTTCACCGTCGAGCGCATCACCCGTCGGCAGAAACCGATCTACCACAGCACCTACACTGGGCGGCCGCCGGATGAGCCGGCGATCCTCGGCGTGGCGCTGAACGAAGTCTTCGTGCCGATCCTGCAGAAGCAGTTCCCCGAGATCACCGACTTCTACCTGCCGCCCGAAGGTTGCTCGTACCGCATGGCGGTGGTGACCATGAAGAAGCAGTATCCGGGGCACGCCAAGCGCGTAATGCTGGGTGTCTGGTCGTTCCTGCGACAGTTCATGTACACCAAGTTCGTCATAGTCACCGACGACGACGTCAATGCGCGGGACTGGAACGACGTGATCTGGGCGATCACCACGCGCATGGACCCCAAACGGGACACGGTGATGATCGACAACACTCCCATCGACTACCTCGACTTCGCCTCGCCGATCTCCGGCCTGGGCTCGAAGATGGGCCTGGACGCCACCCACAAGTGGCCGGGCGAGACCAGCCGCGAGTGGGGCCGGGTCATCGAGAAGGATGCGGCGGTGACGCGCCGGATCGACGAGATCTGGGCCAGCCTGGGGATCGATTGA
- a CDS encoding CDP-6-deoxy-delta-3,4-glucoseen reductase: MRVTLQPSGASFEAQPGERILDAARRLGFDCPQSCRNGNCHICAALLVEGSVRQDGEVRDHGELFTCLAEPLEDCVLHWDGVLAPGELPVRKLACQVTLCEAVGGDVWRVRLRAPAGKPPRYHAGQYMLIERPSGASAFSMASAPNEGRDLELHILTRENSAIELIEQLRRERIARVQLPFGDAHLAELPAGPLVLIAAGTGMAQMHSLIEHCRAQGFAHPVHLYWGVRQPEDFYALPHWDEWKSLPNLHLHKVVSDPVEWDGRRGLLHEAVCEDFADLAALTVYASGSPAMVYATLDALVAAGMDAHQMRADVFAYAPRD; encoded by the coding sequence GTGCGCGTGACCCTGCAACCTTCCGGCGCCAGCTTCGAGGCCCAGCCCGGCGAGCGCATCCTCGATGCCGCGCGGCGCCTGGGGTTCGACTGCCCGCAAAGCTGCCGTAACGGCAACTGCCACATCTGTGCCGCGCTGCTGGTGGAAGGCAGCGTGCGCCAGGATGGCGAGGTGCGCGACCACGGCGAGTTGTTCACCTGCCTGGCCGAACCTCTGGAAGACTGCGTTCTGCACTGGGATGGCGTGCTCGCTCCGGGCGAGCTGCCGGTGCGCAAGCTGGCCTGCCAGGTGACCCTGTGCGAAGCGGTGGGCGGCGACGTCTGGCGTGTGCGCCTGCGCGCACCGGCCGGTAAGCCGCCGCGCTACCACGCCGGGCAGTACATGCTGATCGAGCGTCCGAGCGGCGCTTCCGCGTTCTCCATGGCCTCTGCGCCGAACGAGGGGCGCGACCTGGAGCTGCACATCCTGACCCGCGAGAACAGCGCCATCGAGCTGATCGAGCAGCTGCGGCGCGAGCGCATCGCCCGCGTGCAACTGCCCTTCGGCGATGCGCACCTGGCCGAGCTGCCCGCCGGCCCGCTGGTGCTGATCGCCGCCGGCACCGGGATGGCGCAGATGCACAGCCTGATCGAGCATTGCCGCGCCCAGGGCTTCGCCCATCCGGTGCACCTGTACTGGGGTGTGCGCCAGCCCGAGGACTTCTACGCGCTGCCGCACTGGGACGAATGGAAGAGCCTGCCCAACCTGCACCTGCACAAGGTGGTCAGCGATCCGGTGGAGTGGGACGGTCGCCGCGGCCTGCTGCATGAGGCGGTCTGCGAGGACTTCGCCGATCTCGCCGCGCTCACGGTCTACGCCAGCGGTTCGCCGGCGATGGTCTACGCGACGCTCGATGCGTTGGTGGCGGCCGGGATGGATGCGCACCAGATGCGCGCCGACGTCTTCGCCTACGCGCCACGCGACTGA
- a CDS encoding LysR substrate-binding domain-containing protein → MATPRLPPLNAVRAFEAAARLGSYVAASQALHVTQPAIGRHVRLLEEWLGVQLLERTPRGVTLTPAGQRYYAKISTALQQIAEASLELTPGGSARWLKILVVPAFAKRWLMPHLEALRQQRPGLKVAIEPNPTFSEVDGKSADLGIVYGMPGQYPQSHATLLHPQVFPVCSPGYLAQHGPLGGAQELVNHELIHVDDGEWWNAWFAANHLDIRVTSDVLYVSNDHALSMAEAGAGIALANEVLVRKELESGALVRPLPNQVRLESYQLLIPPGPSSADIEWFSAWLAEILAAEFPSALP, encoded by the coding sequence ATGGCAACTCCGCGCCTTCCTCCGCTCAACGCCGTACGCGCCTTCGAGGCTGCCGCGCGCCTGGGCAGCTACGTCGCCGCTTCGCAGGCGCTGCACGTCACGCAGCCGGCCATCGGCCGCCACGTGCGCCTGCTGGAGGAGTGGCTGGGGGTGCAGCTGCTCGAACGCACGCCGCGCGGCGTGACCCTGACCCCGGCCGGGCAGCGCTACTACGCGAAGATATCCACAGCGCTGCAGCAGATCGCCGAGGCCAGCCTGGAACTGACCCCAGGCGGTTCGGCGCGCTGGCTGAAGATCCTGGTGGTGCCGGCCTTCGCCAAGCGCTGGCTGATGCCGCACCTGGAAGCCCTGCGCCAGCAACGCCCGGGGCTGAAAGTGGCGATCGAGCCGAACCCGACCTTCAGCGAAGTGGACGGCAAGAGCGCCGACCTGGGCATCGTCTACGGCATGCCCGGGCAATACCCACAAAGCCACGCCACCCTGCTCCACCCGCAGGTCTTTCCCGTGTGCTCGCCGGGCTACCTGGCGCAGCACGGCCCGCTGGGCGGCGCGCAGGAGTTGGTGAATCACGAGCTGATCCACGTCGACGACGGCGAATGGTGGAACGCCTGGTTCGCCGCCAATCACCTGGATATCCGCGTCACCTCGGATGTGCTCTACGTCAGCAACGACCACGCGCTGTCGATGGCCGAAGCCGGCGCCGGCATCGCCCTGGCCAACGAGGTGCTGGTGCGCAAGGAGCTGGAATCCGGCGCGCTGGTGCGGCCGCTGCCGAACCAGGTACGCCTGGAGAGCTATCAGCTGCTGATTCCGCCGGGGCCGAGCAGCGCCGACATCGAGTGGTTCAGTGCATGGCTGGCGGAGATCCTGGCGGCGGAGTTTCCGTCGGCTCTGCCGTAG
- a CDS encoding ABC transporter ATP-binding protein, with translation MNALHNLQTAAVSIRSVRKVYGDPDSGPVALKSVDLDIRDNEFFTLLGPSGCGKTTLLRMIAGFEFPTSGEIRLYGENIADRPPYARPVNTVFQHYALFPHMTIAENLAFGLESHPMGQRLGKAAVAERVREMLALVQMERFAERRPTQLSGGQQQRVALARALAPHPKVLLLDEPLSALDLKLRQAMREELKTIQGKTGITFIFVTHDQEEALTMSDRIAVLANGEVQQVGRPADIYEQPRNRFVADFIGETNFLPAQVAELADDQALFRIPGGHALRAQSRDGLRAGAEVTLSIRPERLRLVDADSPEATPCSLVEQIYLGTDLQYQVSLADGTRLRVRAPNSAGQSQRFAPGQRLGLQFDRDSASVLLD, from the coding sequence ATGAATGCCCTGCACAACCTGCAGACGGCCGCCGTCTCCATCCGCTCGGTGCGCAAGGTCTACGGCGACCCGGACAGCGGTCCGGTAGCGCTGAAGAGCGTCGACCTGGATATCCGCGACAACGAATTCTTCACCCTGCTCGGCCCTTCCGGCTGCGGCAAGACCACCTTGCTGCGGATGATCGCCGGCTTCGAGTTCCCCACCTCCGGCGAGATCCGCCTGTACGGCGAGAACATCGCCGACCGGCCGCCCTATGCCCGCCCGGTGAACACCGTCTTCCAGCACTACGCGCTGTTCCCGCACATGACCATCGCCGAGAACCTGGCCTTCGGCCTGGAATCGCACCCGATGGGCCAGCGCCTGGGCAAGGCGGCGGTCGCCGAGCGGGTTCGCGAGATGCTCGCCCTGGTGCAGATGGAGCGCTTTGCCGAACGCCGGCCGACCCAGCTCTCCGGCGGCCAGCAACAACGCGTGGCCCTGGCCCGCGCGCTGGCGCCGCATCCGAAGGTGCTGCTGCTCGACGAGCCGCTCTCGGCGCTCGACCTCAAGCTGCGCCAGGCCATGCGCGAGGAACTGAAGACTATCCAGGGCAAGACCGGGATCACCTTCATCTTCGTCACCCACGACCAGGAAGAAGCCCTGACCATGTCCGACCGCATCGCCGTGCTCGCCAATGGCGAGGTACAGCAGGTCGGTCGCCCGGCGGACATCTATGAGCAGCCGCGCAACCGTTTCGTCGCCGACTTCATCGGCGAGACCAACTTCCTCCCGGCGCAGGTCGCCGAGCTGGCCGACGACCAGGCACTGTTCCGCATCCCGGGCGGACATGCGCTGCGCGCGCAGAGCCGAGACGGCCTGCGCGCGGGGGCCGAGGTGACTCTGTCGATCCGCCCGGAGCGCCTGCGTCTGGTGGATGCCGACAGCCCCGAGGCGACCCCCTGCAGCCTGGTCGAGCAGATCTACCTGGGCACCGACCTGCAGTACCAGGTCAGCCTCGCCGACGGCACCCGCCTGCGGGTGCGCGCGCCGAACAGCGCCGGGCAGAGCCAGCGTTTCGCTCCGGGCCAGCGTCTCGGCCTGCAGTTCGACCGCGACAGCGCCAGCGTGCTGCTGGACTAA
- a CDS encoding ABC transporter permease, with translation MTSLTTRPGNALERRRALGNILGVSPALLAIGLFLVVPILIVVAYSLMQANPYGGVNHAFSTEAYVSLLFERQMDDSLAFADSYLVIALRSLGIATATTLITLLVGFPVAVWLAMQPAKRRGLLIFLITVPFWANLLIRTYAWILLLRGTGVINNGLMGLGLIQQPLPLLYNEGAVLLGLVYTYAPFVVLPIYSTLEKMDMRLLEAAQDLYAGRLRTLRKVVLPIARPGILAGAILTFVPCLGAMIAPELLGGGTKMMLGNLIFRQFSDSRNWPFGAALSLVLMAVVMLALTFYAMRAERLRVARGGV, from the coding sequence ATGACATCCCTCACCACTCGCCCCGGCAACGCCCTGGAGCGGCGCCGGGCGCTGGGCAACATCCTCGGCGTCTCGCCGGCGCTGCTCGCCATCGGCCTGTTCCTGGTGGTGCCGATCCTCATCGTGGTCGCCTACTCGCTGATGCAGGCCAACCCCTACGGCGGGGTCAACCACGCGTTCAGCACCGAAGCCTACGTCTCGCTGCTGTTCGAGCGGCAGATGGACGACAGCCTGGCCTTCGCCGACTCCTACCTGGTCATCGCCCTGCGCTCGCTGGGTATCGCCACGGCGACCACGCTGATCACCCTGCTGGTCGGCTTCCCGGTGGCGGTCTGGCTGGCCATGCAGCCGGCCAAGCGCCGCGGCCTGCTGATCTTCCTGATCACGGTGCCGTTCTGGGCAAACCTGCTGATCCGCACCTACGCCTGGATCCTGCTGCTGCGCGGCACCGGCGTGATCAACAACGGCCTCATGGGCCTGGGCCTGATCCAGCAACCGCTGCCGCTGCTCTACAACGAAGGCGCGGTGCTGCTTGGGCTGGTCTACACCTACGCGCCCTTCGTGGTGCTGCCGATCTATTCGACCCTGGAGAAGATGGACATGCGCTTGCTCGAAGCCGCCCAGGACCTCTACGCCGGGCGCCTGCGCACGCTGCGCAAGGTGGTCCTGCCGATCGCCCGGCCGGGCATCCTGGCCGGCGCCATCCTCACCTTCGTGCCCTGCCTGGGCGCGATGATCGCCCCCGAGCTGCTCGGCGGTGGGACCAAGATGATGCTCGGCAACCTGATCTTCCGGCAGTTCAGCGACTCGCGTAACTGGCCCTTTGGCGCGGCCCTGTCGCTGGTGCTGATGGCGGTGGTGATGCTCGCCCTGACCTTCTACGCCATGCGCGCCGAACGCCTGCGCGTTGCCCGGGGAGGTGTGTGA
- a CDS encoding ABC transporter permease, with protein sequence MLALLRKRRLGVQDFPGFGGFSFLFYLYLYAPIVVLVIYSFNANQSATVWTGFSLDWYRAAFANQALRAAAGNSLLIAVCASMIATAIATLAALGTSRGAKFKGMRLSMGTIMLPLVLPEIVVGVATLALFSSLGVSLGYGNLIIAHTVFCIPFAFLPIRARLEDMDLSLEQAASDLYAGPWRTFRKVTLPLLMPGIFSGLMLAFIVSLDNFVISMMVSQAGTTTLPIFIFGLLRMGVTPDVNAVSTLILGVSVFFVSLSFLLGKSKA encoded by the coding sequence ATGCTCGCTCTGCTGCGCAAGCGCCGTCTTGGCGTACAGGACTTCCCCGGCTTTGGCGGGTTCAGCTTCCTGTTCTACCTCTACCTGTACGCGCCCATCGTGGTACTGGTGATCTACTCGTTCAACGCCAACCAGTCGGCCACTGTCTGGACCGGTTTCAGCCTCGACTGGTACCGCGCCGCCTTCGCCAACCAGGCGCTGCGCGCGGCCGCCGGCAACAGCCTGCTGATCGCCGTGTGCGCCAGCATGATCGCCACCGCCATCGCCACCCTGGCCGCGCTGGGCACCTCGCGCGGGGCCAAGTTCAAGGGCATGCGCCTGTCGATGGGCACCATCATGCTGCCGCTGGTGCTGCCGGAAATCGTGGTCGGCGTCGCCACCCTGGCGCTGTTCTCCAGCCTCGGCGTGTCCCTGGGCTACGGCAACCTGATCATCGCCCACACGGTGTTCTGCATCCCCTTCGCCTTCCTGCCGATCCGTGCCCGTCTCGAGGACATGGACCTGTCGCTCGAGCAGGCCGCCTCGGACCTGTACGCCGGGCCCTGGCGGACCTTCCGCAAGGTCACCCTGCCGCTGCTGATGCCGGGCATCTTCTCCGGGCTGATGCTCGCCTTCATCGTCTCGCTGGATAACTTCGTGATCTCGATGATGGTCTCCCAGGCCGGCACCACCACCTTGCCGATCTTCATCTTCGGCCTGCTGCGGATGGGCGTCACACCGGACGTCAACGCGGTGTCGACGCTGATCCTCGGGGTCTCCGTGTTCTTCGTCAGCCTGTCCTTCCTGCTCGGCAAATCCAAAGCCTGA
- a CDS encoding extracellular solute-binding protein has protein sequence MSKSIAVIAATLSLSLAGAANAAGQVNVISWSGYFSPQIIEKFEKQTGIKVTVDSYDSNETLLAKLKQGGSGYDVAIPSHQFVPILVHENLLERFDPAKQPYYANIVDNLQKPSWDPEGGYSVPFIWGTTSVVLDTALYKGPTDSYKVLFEPPQELQGKVNMLDSVNEVMDSASLYLGIPLCSEDPKQVQQVLNLLKAQKPFVKTYSSKAGSVRENLASGETSMSLFWGGSSLRAREMKPSLKYLYPKEGVVAWVDNMVIPKGAKDPEAARQFIAFMSQPENSAMTQNFLKHQSPIKGTDAFLAPSLKDAPELHIPEGTKVVFSKTCGEGAIRLADRLWTNLMR, from the coding sequence ATGAGCAAGTCGATCGCAGTCATCGCCGCCACCCTGTCGCTGAGCCTAGCCGGGGCGGCCAACGCCGCCGGGCAGGTCAACGTCATCAGCTGGAGCGGCTACTTCTCGCCGCAGATCATCGAGAAGTTCGAGAAGCAGACCGGCATCAAGGTCACGGTGGATTCCTACGACTCCAACGAAACCCTGCTGGCCAAGCTGAAGCAGGGCGGCAGCGGCTACGACGTGGCCATCCCCTCGCACCAGTTCGTGCCCATCCTGGTCCACGAGAACCTGTTGGAGCGCTTCGATCCGGCGAAGCAGCCGTACTACGCGAACATCGTCGACAACCTGCAGAAACCGAGCTGGGACCCGGAGGGTGGCTACTCGGTGCCCTTCATCTGGGGCACCACCAGCGTGGTGCTGGACACCGCGCTCTACAAGGGCCCGACCGACAGCTACAAGGTGCTCTTCGAGCCGCCCCAGGAGCTGCAGGGCAAGGTCAACATGCTCGACTCGGTGAACGAGGTGATGGACTCCGCCAGCCTCTACCTGGGCATCCCGCTGTGCAGCGAGGACCCCAAGCAGGTGCAACAGGTGCTGAACCTGCTCAAGGCGCAGAAGCCGTTCGTGAAGACCTACAGCTCCAAGGCCGGCTCGGTGCGCGAGAACCTGGCCTCCGGCGAGACCTCGATGTCGCTGTTCTGGGGCGGCTCGTCGCTGCGCGCCCGCGAGATGAAGCCGAGCCTGAAGTACCTCTATCCGAAGGAAGGCGTGGTGGCCTGGGTGGATAACATGGTGATCCCCAAGGGCGCCAAGGATCCTGAAGCGGCGCGCCAGTTCATCGCCTTCATGAGTCAGCCGGAGAACTCGGCGATGACCCAGAACTTCCTCAAGCACCAGAGCCCGATCAAGGGCACCGACGCCTTCCTCGCCCCGAGCCTGAAGGACGCGCCGGAACTGCACATCCCCGAGGGCACCAAGGTGGTCTTCAGCAAGACCTGCGGCGAAGGCGCCATCCGCCTGGCCGACCGCCTGTGGACCAACCTGATGCGCTGA